One stretch of Leptospira mtsangambouensis DNA includes these proteins:
- a CDS encoding alpha/beta hydrolase, with protein sequence MSNWEQAYSREESTFQNKDGGKIYYQIYRPKSGVKRVLVVHHGIGEHGGRYNFLLEAMAERNYAIYLIDARGHGKSDGRRGVITHFSDFFADLKELIDIAKRNEGVSKVTLLGHSMGAAITFLYTATDNYQNDLDAYICSALPIKVKTDLVMDIKKGAGGFLAKLAPTLTVPTGLDVNMISHDKSVVEAYVKDPLVHGNVGAYLGDYLLNCYTLALESATKINVPIYMFHGKEDQIALVQGTLEAFEKVNSKDKTMKIFDGLYHETMNELPQDRALVFKELVAWIDKH encoded by the coding sequence ATGAGTAATTGGGAACAAGCCTACTCCCGTGAGGAGTCTACCTTTCAAAACAAAGACGGCGGTAAAATTTATTACCAAATTTACCGACCTAAATCGGGAGTTAAACGTGTCCTTGTGGTCCACCACGGGATCGGGGAACACGGTGGTCGTTACAATTTTTTATTGGAAGCAATGGCAGAACGCAATTACGCCATTTACCTCATCGATGCCAGAGGTCATGGTAAGTCCGATGGACGCCGTGGTGTCATCACTCATTTCTCGGATTTTTTTGCTGACCTAAAAGAACTCATCGATATCGCCAAACGAAACGAAGGCGTCAGTAAAGTTACCTTACTTGGTCACTCTATGGGTGCAGCCATTACCTTTCTTTACACTGCCACAGACAACTACCAAAATGATTTAGATGCTTATATCTGTAGTGCTCTTCCCATCAAAGTCAAAACAGACCTGGTAATGGATATCAAAAAAGGCGCCGGTGGGTTTTTAGCAAAACTTGCGCCCACTCTTACAGTTCCCACAGGACTTGATGTCAATATGATTTCTCATGACAAGTCAGTCGTAGAAGCCTATGTAAAAGATCCATTGGTGCATGGAAACGTTGGAGCCTACTTAGGTGACTATTTACTCAACTGCTACACTCTTGCATTAGAATCGGCTACAAAAATCAATGTACCAATTTATATGTTCCATGGGAAAGAAGATCAAATTGCTCTTGTCCAAGGAACTTTGGAAGCCTTTGAAAAGGTAAACTCCAAAGACAAAACAATGAAAATTTTTGACGGATTGTACCACGAAACCATGAACGAACTCCCGCAAGACAGAGCTCTCGTCTTTAAAGAGTTAGTTGCTTGGATCGATAAACACTAA
- a CDS encoding MaoC/PaaZ C-terminal domain-containing protein, translating into MAKIEFDKVEVGQTLPPLDIPVIEHANLVRYAGASGDFNPIHNDPDFARKAGLDGTISHGMYVMAQVGRLCTSWAEQKDIAYFGVTFKAMTKLGEKLTIVGTIKKKFEKDGKKTVTVLVEAKNEAGEVKAGGDLVVNAV; encoded by the coding sequence ATGGCAAAAATCGAATTTGATAAAGTAGAAGTTGGTCAGACTCTTCCTCCCCTCGACATCCCTGTTATCGAACATGCAAATTTAGTTCGTTATGCGGGAGCATCCGGAGATTTTAACCCCATCCACAACGATCCAGACTTCGCAAGAAAAGCAGGCCTTGATGGAACCATTTCTCATGGTATGTATGTAATGGCACAAGTAGGAAGACTTTGTACTTCTTGGGCTGAGCAAAAAGACATCGCATACTTTGGTGTGACTTTCAAAGCCATGACGAAACTCGGCGAAAAACTAACAATCGTTGGAACCATCAAAAAGAAATTTGAAAAAGATGGTAAAAAAACTGTGACTGTACTTGTAGAAGCAAAAAACGAAGCTGGTGAAGTAAAAGCCGGTGGAGATTTAGTCGTCAACGCAGTATAA
- a CDS encoding FAS1-like dehydratase domain-containing protein — translation MAITKDIVGKKLDRFDFTVERGKIKEFCLAINEKNPIYFDVEEAKKAGYSDVPAPPTFPTVIMFWGYPKIWNDMAELGIDLSKILHLKEEYTYHKILYPGKVYAQSEISDVKVGRAEIVTFKTTIYDEKNDPILSAEMAIFIRKD, via the coding sequence ATGGCAATAACCAAAGATATAGTTGGAAAAAAACTAGATCGTTTTGATTTCACAGTGGAACGAGGAAAGATCAAAGAATTCTGCCTCGCCATCAACGAAAAAAACCCAATCTATTTTGACGTAGAAGAAGCTAAAAAAGCTGGATACTCTGATGTTCCTGCTCCACCAACTTTCCCTACAGTCATTATGTTTTGGGGATACCCAAAGATTTGGAACGATATGGCCGAACTCGGTATCGACCTTTCCAAAATCCTTCACTTAAAAGAAGAGTATACGTACCACAAAATTCTGTATCCGGGCAAAGTGTACGCACAGTCCGAAATTTCTGACGTAAAAGTTGGAAGAGCAGAAATCGTTACTTTCAAAACAACCATCTATGATGAAAAAAATGATCCCATCCTTTCTGCTGAGATGGCGATTTTCATTCGTAAGGATTAA